One window of Microtus pennsylvanicus isolate mMicPen1 chromosome X, mMicPen1.hap1, whole genome shotgun sequence genomic DNA carries:
- the LOC142841487 gene encoding uncharacterized protein LOC142841487 isoform X1: protein MRGERARRMPCGRSLPARLLLLLLLLLPEAEVAEQEVAEQEVAEQEVPGQEVPPCPARCACYAPGEVHCTFRSLTSFPAGVWRGVERVNLGYNGMTSLPASALAGLSRLRLLLLHGNEIEEIQDGALRDLGALQVLKLSYNRLRTLTSGSLRGARALTRLHLDHNRLTSLGADALLGLTSLRLLTLEGNALASLPPGGLATFDLLAGHSRGRGRGRSPLRVSTLRHLSLADNALTSLPPALLPAAPLLETLALHGNPWACDCARAGWVGAWTAGVRAALRCRKDKDAALGGTSCPVCASPAHFRGRDLRDLGADDVTCAAPVLLSPLRKNETRREPLAEVDDDDVIGGGGDDIALGGPGDDVIGVDLADAHGTRVTLACDPRAAGPPQVTVAASKPEAEGAGLGFEAAVTLDVACAVTQDGGYERAWRLLAYYGEVSAALAAAGGDDVTARYAQDPDDADALYYTGLRVNLTTPPEWAWLRAPHRIRLRLDRRRTTARRVLMTYEARLSRALPGDGDANDITDGDDDVAAAPWVAIAADPDEGGGIIAREGERVRIPCNVTASATASVAWRLPGGAVVTGTVTAAALDDDVPVQRRRGSRIDDTKASEAAPGAWHLRPGPRSPRSDAGVQSDGSLVLSTAPNDDVTSQRHRGSRAYYAVVSEAAPGAWHRLQGPRSPRSDVKVVRDRSMLFIAAPDDDVSTQQHRGSRAYDAVASEAAPGAWQPRRGPRSPRSDVTVLRDGSLVLAAARVDDAGRYLCVASVGAAQTRAARRLVVTPRSGPSRADDAVTLRATPGAALLLPCAVAGANAAAAAVAWELPGGRLLRRGENASSGGAAIAAVDGNGSLALTPRRGGDSGHFRCVAVNQAGSDAFAVEIVFDAGVAARADDVTGGDGAAEEEASGAEVRAAGAGSRKLAGTKRKQNRNSAPRRGKQQTPPPPPQEVTSPGPPLSPSPGRPRTLVVPIPEGRRGRRVHVTNAPASGRDGNDVAEEATPTPVEATPTPSDLPSPAPMVAAETDAFDLVTDATDVIGDNDVTDDVTDARDDVIGVKPSDVADDAEVAGFGCVHNVSYDVINCADAGNVTYDVINATGVSAPNVSAANVSAPSAEEEEAETEEEAESVEAPPLKFPVLYDVIQAPPPAPALRFQPGSNSGSSEGGDFRLWPASSASGSSEQRQRGGGGFRFRPVGAFPPLRIRKGRRKRPWGFPRPTTSDPSDAPMSGSGTSQATPTGGDVTVVPRGHRRGRKRVRNRGRQAPPPTPGPARLELPVPEAPPPEVTRSPRRKSGRRRPTLTPVGSSGELEVVTPEGGLSASSPVRQAWSVTSLPVTSPTPGSVTTDVTETATYDLIGGTEDDVTVFTGISTDDVTTHTDDVTHSLAYDDVVGTDDDLTAQVTTDDVTAFADDITARTDDVTEATAVHTMPDFGSDDVIRAFATFDPVADLAPGTLTAFPEDTTGDVTGSTHDVTGSAHNDVIGDVVVNSMDDVVAGPGDVIARPARPLPDALSASGSAEAPPPPPALPALAPPPALEAGNSQSEEETAAMTSPPLPLRQEVAVTMATVTPPPLPAVPVTSSHQRPLPVRQEVAEFPPPPPQAPPSFRFSLPRAAGVTPRSTPPLPPAPGIPVAPPFRPVRIHAHLGPPAPPASRSLSRVMSRDPAMAASMTSSATSPEKKPLVLVPRGSRLRLRCEAVGFPAPRVLWRLPSSRTLLGRVAASPDPRVSVAPDGSLLVAPVSDRDAGDYACLAGDASAAFTVHVLAGAAGPAPSGVVASGSYRVAVRPAVTPDPPWRLDSAAAAATVPVISARVGSSVRVACRGAARTASPVTWQLPDGARVTSSFAPVMSSPRARVDPHGWLTVWPLAPGDAGIYRCWAPGAGGGVASRAVYVRVA, encoded by the exons GTACAACGGGATGACGTCACTTCCTGCCTCCGCCCTGGCCGGGCTCTCGCGGCTCCGCCTCCTCCTGCTGCACGGGAACGAGATCGAGGAGATCCAAGATGGCGCCCTGCGCGACCTCGGCGCCCTGCAG GTCCTGAAGCTGAGCTACAACCGCCTGCGCACGCTGACATCCGGGTCCCTGCGGGGGGCGCGGGCGCTGACGCGGCTGCACCTGGACCACAACCGCCTGACGTCGCTGGGCGCGGACGCACTGCTGGGGCTGACGTCACTGCGGCTGCTGACGCTGGAGGGCAACGCGCTGGCCTCGCTGCCGCCGGGCGGGCTGGCGACCTTCGACCTCCTCGCGGGGCACAGCCGGGGCCGGGGCCGGGGGCGGAGCCCGCTGCGAGTGTCCACGCTGCGCCACCTGTCGCTCGCGGACAACGCGCTGACGTCACTGCCGCCCGCGCTGCTGCCCGCGGCGCCGCTGCTGGAGACGCTCGCGCTGCACGGGAACCCCTGGGCCTGCGACTGCGCGAGGGCCGGCTGGGTCGGAGCCTGGACGgcgggggtcagag CCGCGCTGCGCTGCAGGAAGGACAAGGACGCCGCCCTCGGCGGGACTTCCTGCCCCGTGTGCGCCAGCCCCGCCCACTTCCGGGGCCGCGACCTGCGCGACCTGGGGGCCGATGACGTCACCTGCGCCGCCCCCGTGCTGCTCTCCCCGCTGAGGAAGAACGAAACACGCCGCGAGCCGTTAGCGGAAGTCGATGATGATGACGTCATCGGGGGTGGCGGCGATGACATCGCGCTGGGCGGCCCGGGCGATGACGTCATCGGCGTGGACCTGGCGGACGCGCACGGGACTCGCGTGACGCTGGCGTGCGACCCCAGGGCGGCGGGGCCCCCGCAGGTCACGGTGGCCGCGAGCAAACCGGAAGCGGAAGGGGCGGGGCTCGGGTTCGAGGCGGCGGTGACGCTCGACGTGGCGTGCGCGGTGACGCAGGACGGCGGATACGAGCGCGCGTGGCGGCTGCTGGCGTACTACGGCGAGGTCAGCGCGGCGCTGGCGGCGGCCGGGGGTGATGACGTCACCGCGCGCTACGCGCAGGACCCGGATGACGCGGACGCGCTCTACTACACGGGGCTCCGCGTCAACCTGACCACGCCCCCCGAGTGGGCGTGGCTCCGCGCGCCCCACCGGATCCGCCTGCGCCTCGACCGCAGGCGCACCACGGCCCGGCGCGTGCTGATGACGTACGAGGCGCGGCTCTCGCGGGCGTTGCCGGGCGACGGCGATGCGAATGACATCACCGACGGCGACGATGACGTCGCCGCCGCCCCCTGGGTCGCCATCGCCGCGGACCCGGATGAAGGCGGCGGCATCATCGCCCGTGAGGGGGAGCGGGTGCGGATCCCGTGTAACGTCACCGCGTCTGCGACGGCCTCGGTCGCGTGGCGGCTTCCGGGCGGCGCCGTGGTAACCGGGACGGTGACGGCAGCGGCGCTGGATGATGACGTCCCGGTCCAGCGGCGTCGCGGGTCGCGCATCGATGACACTAAGGCCAGCGAAGCCGCGCCAGGTGCCTGGCATTTGCGGCCGGGACCGCGGTCGCCCCGCAGTGACGCCGGAGTGCAGAGCGACGGCTCCCTGGTCCTGTCCACGGCGCCGAATGATGACGTCACGAGCCAGCGGCATCGCGGGTCGCGGGCCTATTACGCTGTAGTCAGCGAAGCCGCGCCAGGCGCCTGGCACCGGTTGCAAGGACCGCGGTCGCCCCGCAGTGACGTCAAAGTGGTCCGCGACCGCTCTATGCTGTTCATCGCGGCGCCGGATGATGACGTCTCGACACAGCAGCATCGCGGGTCGCGGGCCTATGACGCTGTAGCCAGCGAAGCCGCGCCAGGCGCCTGGCAGCCGCGAAGGGGACCGCGGTCGCCCCGCAGTGACGTCACCGTGCTCCGCGACGGCTCCCTGGTCCTGGCCGCGGCGCGAGTTGATGACGCGGGGCGCTACCTGTGCGTCGCGAGCGTCGGGGCGGCGCAGACGCGGGCGGCGCGGCGCCTGGTGGTGACGCCGCGGTCGGGGCCGTCGCGGGCCGATGACGCGGTGACGCTGAGGGCGACGCCGGGCGCCGCGCTGCTCCTGCCCTGCGCTGTTGCCGGCGCCAACGCCGCGGCGGCCGCCGTGGCCTGGGAGCTCCCGGGCGGGCGTCTGCTGCGTCGCGGGGAGAACGCGTCATCGGGCGGCGCCGCCATCGCCGCGGTGGACGGGAACGGAAGTCTGGCGCTGACGCCGCGGAGGGGCGGGGACTCCGGGCACTTCCGGTGCGTCGCTGTCAATCAGGCGGGCAGCGACGCCTTCGCGGTGGAGATCGTGTTCGACGCGGGGGTCGCGGCGCGCGCGGATGACGTCACGGGCGGCGACGGAGCCGCGGAGGAGGAGGCTTCGGGGGCGGAAGTGAGGGCCGCGGGCGCCGGAAGCAGGAAGTTGGCCGGAACCAAGCGGAAGCAGAATCGGAACTCGGCGCCCAGGCGCGGGAAACAACAaacgccgccaccgccgccgcagGAAGTGACGTCACCGGGACCGCCCCTATCCCCGTCGCCAGGGCGACCGCGGACGCTGGTCGTGCCGATACCGGAAGGGAGGCGGGGTCGCCGCGTGCACGTGACCAACGCCCCTGCCAGCGGCCGGGACGGAAATGACGTCGCGGAGgaggccacgcccactcccgtggaagccacgcccactcccagcgacctcccttcccctgcccccaTGGTCGCCGCGGAAACGGATGCTTTCGACCTCGTCACCGACGCAACTGATGTCATCGGCGATAATGACGTCACCGACGATGTCACCGACGCCCGCGATGATGTCATCGGCGTCAAACCCTCTGATGTCGCCGACGACGCCGAGGTCGCCGGCTTTGGCTGCGTCCACAACGTCTCCTATGACGTCATAAACTGCGCCGACGCCGGCAACGTGACCTATGACGTCATCAACGCCACCGGCGTCTCCGCGCCCAACGTCTCAGCCGCCAACGTCTCCGCCCCGAGCgccgaggaggaggaggcggagacGGAGGAGGAGGCGGAGTCCGTGGAGGCCCCGCCCCTTAAATTCCCTGTGCTCTATGACGTCAtccaggccccgcccccggcTCCGGCGTTGCGGTTCCAGCCGGGCTCGAACTCGGGTTCCTCCGAGGGCGGCGACTTCCGGTTGTGGCCGGCGTCCAGCGCATCCGGGTCCTCGGAGCAGCGGCAGCGGGGCGGCGGGGGATTCCGGTTCCGGCCGGTTGGCGCCTTCCCGCCCCTGCGGATCCGGAAAGGGAGGCGGAAGCGGCCGTGGGGATTCCCGCGGCCAACGACCTCTGACCCCTCCGACGCCCCTATGTCCGGGTCGGGGACTTCCCAGGCCACGCCCACTGGTGGTGACGTCACCGTGGTTCCGCGTGGCCACAGACGCGGGCGGAAGCGAGTGCGAAACCGCGGACGCCAAGCCCCGCCCCCCACGCCCGGTCCGGCCCGGCTGGAACTTCCTGTCCCCGAGGCCCCGCCCCCGGAAGTGACGCGGTCGCCGAGGAGGAAGTCGGGAAGGAGGCGCCCGACCCTGACCCCTGTGGGTTCTTCCGGGGAACTGGAGGTCGTGACCCCAGAGGGCGGGCTCTCCGCCTCCTCGCCCGTCCGTCAAGCCTGGTCGGTGACGTCACTTCCTGTCACGAGCCCGACGCCAGGCAGCGTCACCACTGACGTGACCGAAACTGCGACCTATGACCTCATCGGGGGGACGGAGGATGACGTCACCGTGTTCACCGGGATCTCGACCGATGATGTCACCACCCACACGGATGACGTCACACATTCCTTGGCCTACGACGATGTCGTGGGCACGGACGATGACCTCACGGCGCAGGTCACGACCGATGACGTCACTGCGTTCGCTGATGACATCACCGCGCGCACGGATGACGTCACAGAAGCTACGGCCGTCCACACGATGCCCGATTTTGGGTCTGATGACGTCATCCGCGCGTTCGCGACCTTCGACCCCGTGGCTGACCTCGCACCCGGCACCCTCACCGCCTTCCCCGAGGACACCACGGGCGATGTCACCGGCTCCACCCACGATGTCACCGGCTCCGCCCACAATGATGTCATCGGCGACGTCGTCGTGAACTCGATGGATGACGTCGTCGCTGGTCCCGGTGATGTCATCGCCCGCCCCGCCCGCCCCCTCCCCGACGCCCTCTCTGCTTCCGGCTCCGccgaggccccgccccctccccccgcacTTCCTGCTCTGGCCCCGCCCCCCGCGCTGGAGGCAGGGAATTCGCAGTCTGAGGAGGAGACGGCGGCGATGACATCACCCCCGCTGCCGCTGAGACAGGAAGTCGCCGTCACCATGGCGACCGTGACCCCGCCCCCTCTCCCCGCCGTCCCGGTGACGTCATCGCACCAGCGCCCACTTCCTGTACGGCAGGAAGTGGCCGAGTTCCCGCCGCCGCCCCCCCAGGCCCCGCCCTCCTTCCGCTTCAGCCTCCCCCGCGCGGCGGGGGTCACGCCGAGGTCAACCCCGCCCCTGCCGCCGGCCCCGGGGATCCCCGTGGCCCCGCCCTTCCGTCCGGTGCGGATCCACGCGCACCTGGGGCCCCCGGCGCCGCCCGCGTCCCGCAGCCTCTCCCGCGTGATGTCACGTGACCCCGCCATGGCGGCCTCGATGACATCATCGGCGACGTCACCCGAGAAGAAGCCGCTGGTCCTCGTGCCCCGGGGGAGCCGCCTGCGCCTGCGCTGCGAGGCCGTGGGGTTTCCCGCGCCCCGCGTGCTGTGGCGGCTCCCGTCGTCGCGGACGCTGCTGGGCCGGGTGGCCGCGAG CCCCGACCCCCGCGTGTCCGTGGCGCCCGACGGCTCCCTCCTCGTGGCCCCCGTGAGCGACCGCGACGCCGGCGACTACGCCTGCCTGGCGGGCGACGCCTCCGCCGCCTTCACCGTCCACGTCCTCGCGGGCGCCGCCGGCCCCGCCCCTTCCGGCGTGGTCGCCTCCGGGTCATACCGCGTGGCCGTGCGCCCCGCCGTGACCCCCGACCCCCCGTGGCGCTTGGACTCCGCCGCGGCCGCCGCCACGGTCCCCGTGATCTCCGCCCGCGTGGGCAGCAGCGTCCGCGTGGCCTGCCGGGGCGCGGCCAGGACGGCGTCGCCGGTGACGTGGCAGCTGCCGGATGGCGCGCGGGTGACGTCGTCGTTCGCGCCCGTGATGTCATCACCCCGCGCCCGCGTGGACCCACACGGGTGGCTCACGGTCTGGCCGCTCGCACCCGGGGATGCTGGGATTTACCGCTGCTGGGCGCCAGGTGCGGGCGGCGGCGTCGCCAGCAGGGCCGTGTACGTGCGCGTGGCCTGA
- the LOC142841487 gene encoding uncharacterized protein LOC142841487 isoform X2, whose translation MPCGRSLPARLLLLLLLLLPEAEVAEQEVAEQEVAEQEVPGQEVPPCPARCACYAPGEVHCTFRSLTSFPAGVWRGVERVNLGYNGMTSLPASALAGLSRLRLLLLHGNEIEEIQDGALRDLGALQVLKLSYNRLRTLTSGSLRGARALTRLHLDHNRLTSLGADALLGLTSLRLLTLEGNALASLPPGGLATFDLLAGHSRGRGRGRSPLRVSTLRHLSLADNALTSLPPALLPAAPLLETLALHGNPWACDCARAGWVGAWTAGVRAALRCRKDKDAALGGTSCPVCASPAHFRGRDLRDLGADDVTCAAPVLLSPLRKNETRREPLAEVDDDDVIGGGGDDIALGGPGDDVIGVDLADAHGTRVTLACDPRAAGPPQVTVAASKPEAEGAGLGFEAAVTLDVACAVTQDGGYERAWRLLAYYGEVSAALAAAGGDDVTARYAQDPDDADALYYTGLRVNLTTPPEWAWLRAPHRIRLRLDRRRTTARRVLMTYEARLSRALPGDGDANDITDGDDDVAAAPWVAIAADPDEGGGIIAREGERVRIPCNVTASATASVAWRLPGGAVVTGTVTAAALDDDVPVQRRRGSRIDDTKASEAAPGAWHLRPGPRSPRSDAGVQSDGSLVLSTAPNDDVTSQRHRGSRAYYAVVSEAAPGAWHRLQGPRSPRSDVKVVRDRSMLFIAAPDDDVSTQQHRGSRAYDAVASEAAPGAWQPRRGPRSPRSDVTVLRDGSLVLAAARVDDAGRYLCVASVGAAQTRAARRLVVTPRSGPSRADDAVTLRATPGAALLLPCAVAGANAAAAAVAWELPGGRLLRRGENASSGGAAIAAVDGNGSLALTPRRGGDSGHFRCVAVNQAGSDAFAVEIVFDAGVAARADDVTGGDGAAEEEASGAEVRAAGAGSRKLAGTKRKQNRNSAPRRGKQQTPPPPPQEVTSPGPPLSPSPGRPRTLVVPIPEGRRGRRVHVTNAPASGRDGNDVAEEATPTPVEATPTPSDLPSPAPMVAAETDAFDLVTDATDVIGDNDVTDDVTDARDDVIGVKPSDVADDAEVAGFGCVHNVSYDVINCADAGNVTYDVINATGVSAPNVSAANVSAPSAEEEEAETEEEAESVEAPPLKFPVLYDVIQAPPPAPALRFQPGSNSGSSEGGDFRLWPASSASGSSEQRQRGGGGFRFRPVGAFPPLRIRKGRRKRPWGFPRPTTSDPSDAPMSGSGTSQATPTGGDVTVVPRGHRRGRKRVRNRGRQAPPPTPGPARLELPVPEAPPPEVTRSPRRKSGRRRPTLTPVGSSGELEVVTPEGGLSASSPVRQAWSVTSLPVTSPTPGSVTTDVTETATYDLIGGTEDDVTVFTGISTDDVTTHTDDVTHSLAYDDVVGTDDDLTAQVTTDDVTAFADDITARTDDVTEATAVHTMPDFGSDDVIRAFATFDPVADLAPGTLTAFPEDTTGDVTGSTHDVTGSAHNDVIGDVVVNSMDDVVAGPGDVIARPARPLPDALSASGSAEAPPPPPALPALAPPPALEAGNSQSEEETAAMTSPPLPLRQEVAVTMATVTPPPLPAVPVTSSHQRPLPVRQEVAEFPPPPPQAPPSFRFSLPRAAGVTPRSTPPLPPAPGIPVAPPFRPVRIHAHLGPPAPPASRSLSRVMSRDPAMAASMTSSATSPEKKPLVLVPRGSRLRLRCEAVGFPAPRVLWRLPSSRTLLGRVAASPDPRVSVAPDGSLLVAPVSDRDAGDYACLAGDASAAFTVHVLAGAAGPAPSGVVASGSYRVAVRPAVTPDPPWRLDSAAAAATVPVISARVGSSVRVACRGAARTASPVTWQLPDGARVTSSFAPVMSSPRARVDPHGWLTVWPLAPGDAGIYRCWAPGAGGGVASRAVYVRVA comes from the exons GTACAACGGGATGACGTCACTTCCTGCCTCCGCCCTGGCCGGGCTCTCGCGGCTCCGCCTCCTCCTGCTGCACGGGAACGAGATCGAGGAGATCCAAGATGGCGCCCTGCGCGACCTCGGCGCCCTGCAG GTCCTGAAGCTGAGCTACAACCGCCTGCGCACGCTGACATCCGGGTCCCTGCGGGGGGCGCGGGCGCTGACGCGGCTGCACCTGGACCACAACCGCCTGACGTCGCTGGGCGCGGACGCACTGCTGGGGCTGACGTCACTGCGGCTGCTGACGCTGGAGGGCAACGCGCTGGCCTCGCTGCCGCCGGGCGGGCTGGCGACCTTCGACCTCCTCGCGGGGCACAGCCGGGGCCGGGGCCGGGGGCGGAGCCCGCTGCGAGTGTCCACGCTGCGCCACCTGTCGCTCGCGGACAACGCGCTGACGTCACTGCCGCCCGCGCTGCTGCCCGCGGCGCCGCTGCTGGAGACGCTCGCGCTGCACGGGAACCCCTGGGCCTGCGACTGCGCGAGGGCCGGCTGGGTCGGAGCCTGGACGgcgggggtcagag CCGCGCTGCGCTGCAGGAAGGACAAGGACGCCGCCCTCGGCGGGACTTCCTGCCCCGTGTGCGCCAGCCCCGCCCACTTCCGGGGCCGCGACCTGCGCGACCTGGGGGCCGATGACGTCACCTGCGCCGCCCCCGTGCTGCTCTCCCCGCTGAGGAAGAACGAAACACGCCGCGAGCCGTTAGCGGAAGTCGATGATGATGACGTCATCGGGGGTGGCGGCGATGACATCGCGCTGGGCGGCCCGGGCGATGACGTCATCGGCGTGGACCTGGCGGACGCGCACGGGACTCGCGTGACGCTGGCGTGCGACCCCAGGGCGGCGGGGCCCCCGCAGGTCACGGTGGCCGCGAGCAAACCGGAAGCGGAAGGGGCGGGGCTCGGGTTCGAGGCGGCGGTGACGCTCGACGTGGCGTGCGCGGTGACGCAGGACGGCGGATACGAGCGCGCGTGGCGGCTGCTGGCGTACTACGGCGAGGTCAGCGCGGCGCTGGCGGCGGCCGGGGGTGATGACGTCACCGCGCGCTACGCGCAGGACCCGGATGACGCGGACGCGCTCTACTACACGGGGCTCCGCGTCAACCTGACCACGCCCCCCGAGTGGGCGTGGCTCCGCGCGCCCCACCGGATCCGCCTGCGCCTCGACCGCAGGCGCACCACGGCCCGGCGCGTGCTGATGACGTACGAGGCGCGGCTCTCGCGGGCGTTGCCGGGCGACGGCGATGCGAATGACATCACCGACGGCGACGATGACGTCGCCGCCGCCCCCTGGGTCGCCATCGCCGCGGACCCGGATGAAGGCGGCGGCATCATCGCCCGTGAGGGGGAGCGGGTGCGGATCCCGTGTAACGTCACCGCGTCTGCGACGGCCTCGGTCGCGTGGCGGCTTCCGGGCGGCGCCGTGGTAACCGGGACGGTGACGGCAGCGGCGCTGGATGATGACGTCCCGGTCCAGCGGCGTCGCGGGTCGCGCATCGATGACACTAAGGCCAGCGAAGCCGCGCCAGGTGCCTGGCATTTGCGGCCGGGACCGCGGTCGCCCCGCAGTGACGCCGGAGTGCAGAGCGACGGCTCCCTGGTCCTGTCCACGGCGCCGAATGATGACGTCACGAGCCAGCGGCATCGCGGGTCGCGGGCCTATTACGCTGTAGTCAGCGAAGCCGCGCCAGGCGCCTGGCACCGGTTGCAAGGACCGCGGTCGCCCCGCAGTGACGTCAAAGTGGTCCGCGACCGCTCTATGCTGTTCATCGCGGCGCCGGATGATGACGTCTCGACACAGCAGCATCGCGGGTCGCGGGCCTATGACGCTGTAGCCAGCGAAGCCGCGCCAGGCGCCTGGCAGCCGCGAAGGGGACCGCGGTCGCCCCGCAGTGACGTCACCGTGCTCCGCGACGGCTCCCTGGTCCTGGCCGCGGCGCGAGTTGATGACGCGGGGCGCTACCTGTGCGTCGCGAGCGTCGGGGCGGCGCAGACGCGGGCGGCGCGGCGCCTGGTGGTGACGCCGCGGTCGGGGCCGTCGCGGGCCGATGACGCGGTGACGCTGAGGGCGACGCCGGGCGCCGCGCTGCTCCTGCCCTGCGCTGTTGCCGGCGCCAACGCCGCGGCGGCCGCCGTGGCCTGGGAGCTCCCGGGCGGGCGTCTGCTGCGTCGCGGGGAGAACGCGTCATCGGGCGGCGCCGCCATCGCCGCGGTGGACGGGAACGGAAGTCTGGCGCTGACGCCGCGGAGGGGCGGGGACTCCGGGCACTTCCGGTGCGTCGCTGTCAATCAGGCGGGCAGCGACGCCTTCGCGGTGGAGATCGTGTTCGACGCGGGGGTCGCGGCGCGCGCGGATGACGTCACGGGCGGCGACGGAGCCGCGGAGGAGGAGGCTTCGGGGGCGGAAGTGAGGGCCGCGGGCGCCGGAAGCAGGAAGTTGGCCGGAACCAAGCGGAAGCAGAATCGGAACTCGGCGCCCAGGCGCGGGAAACAACAaacgccgccaccgccgccgcagGAAGTGACGTCACCGGGACCGCCCCTATCCCCGTCGCCAGGGCGACCGCGGACGCTGGTCGTGCCGATACCGGAAGGGAGGCGGGGTCGCCGCGTGCACGTGACCAACGCCCCTGCCAGCGGCCGGGACGGAAATGACGTCGCGGAGgaggccacgcccactcccgtggaagccacgcccactcccagcgacctcccttcccctgcccccaTGGTCGCCGCGGAAACGGATGCTTTCGACCTCGTCACCGACGCAACTGATGTCATCGGCGATAATGACGTCACCGACGATGTCACCGACGCCCGCGATGATGTCATCGGCGTCAAACCCTCTGATGTCGCCGACGACGCCGAGGTCGCCGGCTTTGGCTGCGTCCACAACGTCTCCTATGACGTCATAAACTGCGCCGACGCCGGCAACGTGACCTATGACGTCATCAACGCCACCGGCGTCTCCGCGCCCAACGTCTCAGCCGCCAACGTCTCCGCCCCGAGCgccgaggaggaggaggcggagacGGAGGAGGAGGCGGAGTCCGTGGAGGCCCCGCCCCTTAAATTCCCTGTGCTCTATGACGTCAtccaggccccgcccccggcTCCGGCGTTGCGGTTCCAGCCGGGCTCGAACTCGGGTTCCTCCGAGGGCGGCGACTTCCGGTTGTGGCCGGCGTCCAGCGCATCCGGGTCCTCGGAGCAGCGGCAGCGGGGCGGCGGGGGATTCCGGTTCCGGCCGGTTGGCGCCTTCCCGCCCCTGCGGATCCGGAAAGGGAGGCGGAAGCGGCCGTGGGGATTCCCGCGGCCAACGACCTCTGACCCCTCCGACGCCCCTATGTCCGGGTCGGGGACTTCCCAGGCCACGCCCACTGGTGGTGACGTCACCGTGGTTCCGCGTGGCCACAGACGCGGGCGGAAGCGAGTGCGAAACCGCGGACGCCAAGCCCCGCCCCCCACGCCCGGTCCGGCCCGGCTGGAACTTCCTGTCCCCGAGGCCCCGCCCCCGGAAGTGACGCGGTCGCCGAGGAGGAAGTCGGGAAGGAGGCGCCCGACCCTGACCCCTGTGGGTTCTTCCGGGGAACTGGAGGTCGTGACCCCAGAGGGCGGGCTCTCCGCCTCCTCGCCCGTCCGTCAAGCCTGGTCGGTGACGTCACTTCCTGTCACGAGCCCGACGCCAGGCAGCGTCACCACTGACGTGACCGAAACTGCGACCTATGACCTCATCGGGGGGACGGAGGATGACGTCACCGTGTTCACCGGGATCTCGACCGATGATGTCACCACCCACACGGATGACGTCACACATTCCTTGGCCTACGACGATGTCGTGGGCACGGACGATGACCTCACGGCGCAGGTCACGACCGATGACGTCACTGCGTTCGCTGATGACATCACCGCGCGCACGGATGACGTCACAGAAGCTACGGCCGTCCACACGATGCCCGATTTTGGGTCTGATGACGTCATCCGCGCGTTCGCGACCTTCGACCCCGTGGCTGACCTCGCACCCGGCACCCTCACCGCCTTCCCCGAGGACACCACGGGCGATGTCACCGGCTCCACCCACGATGTCACCGGCTCCGCCCACAATGATGTCATCGGCGACGTCGTCGTGAACTCGATGGATGACGTCGTCGCTGGTCCCGGTGATGTCATCGCCCGCCCCGCCCGCCCCCTCCCCGACGCCCTCTCTGCTTCCGGCTCCGccgaggccccgccccctccccccgcacTTCCTGCTCTGGCCCCGCCCCCCGCGCTGGAGGCAGGGAATTCGCAGTCTGAGGAGGAGACGGCGGCGATGACATCACCCCCGCTGCCGCTGAGACAGGAAGTCGCCGTCACCATGGCGACCGTGACCCCGCCCCCTCTCCCCGCCGTCCCGGTGACGTCATCGCACCAGCGCCCACTTCCTGTACGGCAGGAAGTGGCCGAGTTCCCGCCGCCGCCCCCCCAGGCCCCGCCCTCCTTCCGCTTCAGCCTCCCCCGCGCGGCGGGGGTCACGCCGAGGTCAACCCCGCCCCTGCCGCCGGCCCCGGGGATCCCCGTGGCCCCGCCCTTCCGTCCGGTGCGGATCCACGCGCACCTGGGGCCCCCGGCGCCGCCCGCGTCCCGCAGCCTCTCCCGCGTGATGTCACGTGACCCCGCCATGGCGGCCTCGATGACATCATCGGCGACGTCACCCGAGAAGAAGCCGCTGGTCCTCGTGCCCCGGGGGAGCCGCCTGCGCCTGCGCTGCGAGGCCGTGGGGTTTCCCGCGCCCCGCGTGCTGTGGCGGCTCCCGTCGTCGCGGACGCTGCTGGGCCGGGTGGCCGCGAG CCCCGACCCCCGCGTGTCCGTGGCGCCCGACGGCTCCCTCCTCGTGGCCCCCGTGAGCGACCGCGACGCCGGCGACTACGCCTGCCTGGCGGGCGACGCCTCCGCCGCCTTCACCGTCCACGTCCTCGCGGGCGCCGCCGGCCCCGCCCCTTCCGGCGTGGTCGCCTCCGGGTCATACCGCGTGGCCGTGCGCCCCGCCGTGACCCCCGACCCCCCGTGGCGCTTGGACTCCGCCGCGGCCGCCGCCACGGTCCCCGTGATCTCCGCCCGCGTGGGCAGCAGCGTCCGCGTGGCCTGCCGGGGCGCGGCCAGGACGGCGTCGCCGGTGACGTGGCAGCTGCCGGATGGCGCGCGGGTGACGTCGTCGTTCGCGCCCGTGATGTCATCACCCCGCGCCCGCGTGGACCCACACGGGTGGCTCACGGTCTGGCCGCTCGCACCCGGGGATGCTGGGATTTACCGCTGCTGGGCGCCAGGTGCGGGCGGCGGCGTCGCCAGCAGGGCCGTGTACGTGCGCGTGGCCTGA